A region of the Candidatus Zixiibacteriota bacterium genome:
CTTGCTGATGAAACTGGCCTGGCCGGTCAACACGACCGAGCCATCCCGCTCCTTCACTCTCGCCAGGTCGACTCTTGTACCGCTTATGTATCCTGCAATCATGACACTTCCTTGACTGAGACGATCCGACGATCCAACTGCGATGCGGCCTCAGCGTCAAGCAACCAGACTGTTCGTTCGGCCTTCACTTTCGCCGCAGGAGGTATATATGCGTTTGCTTCGCCGCACAACACCTTTTTCAACATGTGCGCTTTCTTTGCACCGGCGACAAGAAACAGCACTTGCCGGCTGGCGTTTATCAGGCTGAGATTAAAGGAGATGCGGTAACTTCCTGCGGCGGTCACAAAGGGCGCCACCACCAGATCGGCAGCCGGAACGGAATGATACGAATCGGGAAACAGCGACGCCGTGTGGCCGTCTTCCCCCATGCCGAGCATTACCAGGTCAAAACAAGGAATCCCATTGGCCGCAGCTTTCACCACCCCGCGAATCTCACGCTCGTAGCGGGCCGCCTCTGCCGCCGGGTCGGTTGCTTCTCCCTGAATTCGATGAACGATCTCGGGGCGGATCGACAGCGGTCCCAGCAGGTATTTCCGGGCAACCCCGTAATTACTCTGATCGTGGTCGGGCGGGACAGCCCGCTCATCGGAAAAGAACAACTCCACTTTCTCATTGAAAAGCGCCGAGGCCTCTTGGCGTTTCGCCATTGTGTGATAGATCGCCTTGGGGGTGTCCCCGCCTGACAGTGCGATAGCAAAGCGCGGAGGTACGACGTGAACATTCAGGGCATCAAGGAGCAAGGATGCAGCGCCTTCAGCCAGGGCCTCGGCCGAACGGTATACAAGTACTTCTCTCACCGTAGGTATCGAGACGGACAAACGATCATTCCAGGACCACTGCCGTGCCGCTGGCGCTTACCATCAACATACTGCCGTTCGAGCCGACCGTTTCATAGTCCAGGTCGACGGCAATGACGGCATTCGCGCCCAACTGGGCCGCGCGCGCCTGCATCTCTTCGAGGGCGATCGTTTTGGCCTTGCTCAACTCCTGCTCATACGCCTGGGAACGGCCCCCCACGATGTCTCGGATACCGGCAAAAATGTCCTTCAGGATATTGGCCCCCATGATCGCCTCCCCTGACACGAGACCAAGGTAACGAACCACTCTTCTTCCTTCGATTACGTTGGTGGTAGTGACAAGCATTGCCATATCTGATTCCTCCTGGTTTCTATTCTATTTGATATTGCATCATGACTCGACAGGTTGCCGTATACTCATCGAACTCAGCCGTGTCGGTCAGCGAGCTGATGACATATTGGCTTACGGGAAACTCGGCCAGCCGCCGTGTCAGAGCCAGATGTTCATATACCGCTTCATATTCGACATCGGAACTATCGGACCGGCCACTTCGCAACAGCGAGGCCTGGCTGCCGTTGTCAAACAAGATCTCAATAAGATCCTCACTCAGCAGGCCGGCCTCGCGCCAGACCAGGCGAATGACGTCGTCCCCCAGATGTACATCAACCCCACGGTCGTTCCATGTAATCTCGCCTCGCTCGCTCAGTCGGTACAACACCCAGGCAAAAAGCAGGTCCGTACAACTGCCATTCCCCTCGTGTCTCTTGAATGAGAACTGGACCGGGAGCAACGCGGGGGACTTGGCGCGGACGGCCGCAAAAAGCTCCCCAAGCAGTTGACGCGCCGGAAACGTGCGATACCACCGGAACGGCATGGCAGTGTTTCTATCAAGCGTGGCCGGCACGACTTCCGCGTTGATGAACGAGAAGTCAGTCAGTCTGGCCAGGGTGGCATCGAGCTCCGGTGTCGTCTGGAACGGACGATAATCGACAACGACCACCGGTACCGACTCCACTACCAGTGACCGGACCGCTCCTGGCAAATAGCACACACTCTTTTGATCGGAACGTATCTGAATTATCTCCCAGCAGCGCGTCTGGTGAGTCTCCGGGTCACGGGTACAACTAGTGGCTACGTACGCCGTGTATTCACTAACAGAGTCATCGACAGTGACCAGGAGGATACGCGACGGATGCAGACGGGCGATCTGCGATGCCAACTCTTCTGCTTCGCTACGGCCCTCGGTGTCGGTGACAATGATGCACGTGGCCAGACAGACCTTGATCGGCAACTCACCAGACACCGGTTCGGAACCGATCTGGCGCCAGATCTCGTGAAGACGTCGCTCGATGGCCTCTGCATTCACCGGCAGGCTGTCGGCCTGGTCGGAATACGGTGTGATCGGCGCCAGGCTCATAACCGCAACCAGTCACGCGCGTCACGCTTGAGGAGGTCGTCGGCCGCCTCCGGTCCCCACCCCCCTGCGGAATAAGAGTGGAGTTTGGTACTCTGCCAGTTCGCGACGATGCGGTCCACAAGACTCCAGGACAGCTCCACCTCATCCTCACGCGCAAAGAGGGTCGAGTCGCCGGTGAGCGCGTCGAGTATCAGTCGCTCATATGCTTCAGTGGAAGATGCCCCAAACGAACTGGCATACATAAAATCCATGTGCACCGGCGCGACTTTAACAGTCGGCCCCGGCGCCTTGGCGCCAAAGGACAGTGAAATGCCCTCTTGGGGCTGGAGGCGAAGTCGCAGCAAGTTGGTGTGACGAGAGCCGCGGCCGGCCTCGTCGAAGATCATGTGCGGCGGCTCTTTGAAGACTATCGCCACATCGGTAACTCGCTTGGGCAGTCGTTTGCCGGTCCGGATGTAAAACGGCACGCCGGACCAGCGCCAGTTGTCTATCGTCAGCTTCAACGCCACATATGTCTCGGTCGACGAATTGGGAGCGATCCCCGCCTCCTGAAGATATCCCGGCACCGGTTCACCGCCAAGCGAGCCGGGTGAATACTGGCCGCGCACAACCTGAAACGGTACCTGTTCTGGTGACGGCAAATGCAGCGACTTCAGCACCTTCACCTTTTCATCGCGGATGGCGGTGGCATCGAACGTGGCGGGTGGCTCCATGGCGATAAGCGTGAACACCTGCAGAATATGAGACTGGATCATGTCCCGTATGATACCCGCTTGCTCGAAATAACCCGCCCGTGAGCCGACCCCAAGCGATTCCGCCACGGTTATCTGCACGTGGTCGATATAACGGCGATTCCAGAGCGGTTCGAAAATCGAATTTCCCAGCCGAAACACCAGGATATTCTGGACAGTCTCTTTACCCAGGTAATGATCTATTCGATATACCTGCCGCTCGCGAAACGCAGCGTGAATCGTACCGTTGAGCTCCCATGCTGTCGCGGTGTCTCGCCCGAATGGTTTCTCTACAACTATTCGTGTCCAGCCGTCCACATCAAATACCGGACTGACCAGTCCGCCCCGATGGAGATTCCTAATGATGTCAGGAAACGCATCAGGCGGGGTGGCCAGATAGAAGAGCGCGTTTGAAGGCATCTGATAGGATAGACACAGTGCCTTGAGACGATCTTTCAAATGATAGTAGCCGGCCTCGTTCTCGAACGATCCCGATACATAATGCAGATGAGCCAGAAACTGCTGCAATTGTTCTTCGGATTCCGGCTGGCGCCGGGAATACTGGCGAACGCTTGCGCCCATTTCGGCACGGAACTGCTCGTCTGATTTTTCGCGTCGGGCAAAGCCGACTATCGAAAACTGGTCCGCGGCGTATCCATCCAGGAACAGATTGAAAAGGGCCGGGATCAATTTGCGCTGCGTCAGATCGCCGGAAGCGCCGAAGATAACCAGGTGGAACGGCCCCGCCTGGCGCATTCGCATGAACTGACTGGAGAATGGGTTGCCGAATGTCTCCTTGACGGCGGACATTATTTCTCCTTGACGGCATGCCCACCAAACTGATTGCGGAGCGCGGCGAGCACTTTGGCCCCGAAGGAATCATCCTGTCGAGAGCGGAATCGCGCCATCAACGCATACGCGAGCGTGACAGCCGGTACGTCACGGTCGATCGCCTCCTGAACGGTCCATCTCCCCTCGCCCGAATCGGCGACATACCCGCGCAGCCTTTCAAGCTGCGGGTCATCTTCGAACGCTCGTTGCGCCAACTCCAGAAGCCACGACCGCACCACCGACCCATGATTCCACAGTTTTGCCACTGCCGCCAGATCGACATTGTACTCGGATGCTTTCAGGATCTCAAATCCCTCGGCGTACGCCTGCATCATTCCGTATTCGATTCCGTTGTGGATCATCTTGACATAGTGTCCCGCCCCCGACTCCCCGGCGCGGAGATAACCATCGGTCGGCGCGAGCGTTCTGAATATCGGCTCTACATGCGCACAAGCCGCGGCATCGCCGCCCACCATCAGGCAGTACCCAACCTTCAGCCCCCAGATGCCACCCGACGTCCCGGCATCCAGCATCGTGATACCCTTCTGTGCCAGCGTCGACGACCGACGCTTGGTGTCGTGAAAGTTGCTGTTGCCGCCGTCGATGAGAATATCTCCCGGTGACAACAATGGAACTAGGTCGAAGATCACGGTTTCGGTGGCATCGCCCGATGGCACCATTACCCAGACCACGCGTTTCGGGGCCAGCTTGGAAACCATGTCCGCAAGCGACGATGCTCCGATAGCGCCAACTTTGACCGCTTCGTCAACCGGCGGGCGGCTCCTGTTGAACGCAACAACCTGGTGTCCGCCCTGTTGGAGGCGGGTCACCATATTGAGACCCATCTTGCCGAGACCTACGAATCCTACTGTCATCGCGACACACCACTTTCGATCAGAAGTGAACGAACTTTCGAGGCCACCGAGGCAGCATCGATTCCCAGCAGCTTGTACAACTCATCAGGCTTGCCGGACGACGCGTACTTCGTCACCCCCATTCTAATGAGTCGCGTGCTGATCCCCATCTCAAAAAGGGAAGCCGCTATCGCATTCCCGAGACCGGTCTTGACGTTGTGGTCTTCCAGTACGATAACGTTCGGGTAGCGCGCGATCGCTATAAGGTCGTCATGATGCAGGTCGGACCAGTCAGACAGACTGATTAGTGTGATCCGGATCCCTTCGGTTTCAAGGGATGTCCACGCCTGGAGCGCTGTCGGCAATATGTTCCCTGCCGATACGAGCGCCACTTGCTCGCCGAGTCGCAATCGCTCCGTGCGGCCGTATCGGTATTCATACGTGTCACCGAAGTATGCCCGTCCGGACTCATCGGTGATGATCGGCGCGACCGAGCGCCCCATAATCACGGCATAGTTACCAGGGACCGACAGGACATACCGCACCACCCGGTCGGTCTGGTTCGGATCGGCCGGCGTAATGACCTTCCATCCGAACGTAGAATTGAGCAACGCGAAATAATCGATACACTGGTGGGTCTTACCGTCTTCACCCACCATGACACCGGAGTGCGTGCAGAACAGCTTGAGATTTGAGTGGTTGATATCGTTGAGACGCGCCTGGTTGTAGGTTTCATCGATACCGAACACGCCAAAGTCCGCCCAGACCGCGACCACCTGCTCGCTCGAAAATGCCCCGGCCATCGCCGCGGTGCTGTGTTCTGTGATACCGCATTGATGAAATACGGCGGGAAATCGCTTGGCGAAACCATCGAGCTTTACTGATTTGGCCAGGTCGCAATCGAACACCCCCATGACAAATCCCTGCCCAGCCATGTTGGCTTCGGCCACCGATACCAGTGCTTTTCCGAACGCGCTCCGGTTATCCAGCTTATCATCGGATGAGTAGGTAATTGGCTTTCCCGACTCGACCTTTGGATACGCAGGCCGTTTGACCTGAAACGGTGAGGGCGGCCCCTGCTTGCGACGAGCTATCAGCTCGTCGAGATCATCGGAGGTTCCGCCAAGTTCTACAAAGGCTTTCCTCGCCAGGTCCACCGAGAGCGCCGCGCCGTGATAATTTTCGTCGTTCTCCATGAACGAAACCCCCTTCCCCATCACGGAATGCGCCAGGATCATGACCGGTACACCACCGGCATGGGTGGCGTTGAACAGCGCTGTGTAGACCTGATCGAGATCGTGAGCGTCAACTTCAACCACGGTCCAGCCGTCCGATTCCCAATTCGCGCGGATGGCCTGAGGCATAATGTCTGTGACCTTACCGGAAATCTGCAGTCTATTGAAATCGACCAGCGCCGTGAGTCGCGAGAGTTTGTATTTCAGCGCGAATCGACGCGCCTCAGCGATCTGCCCTTTTTGCTGCTCGCCGTCCCCCATCATCACATAAGTGTGAAAATTCTTGCCTGACAGGCGAGCGTAGAGAGCCTTGCCGCATCCAACCGAAAGCCCCTGGCCCAGATTGCCGGTATCCCATTCGATACCCGGAACTGAGCGTTCGACATGTCCCTCAAATGGCGAACCGGCCTGTCGAAAACCGTGCAGGGCTGGGTATATGTCGAAAAATCCGGCCGACGCAAGTGCACAATACGCACCCGGCGACGTGTGACCGTGTGAGATAATCACGCGGTCGCGATCATCGCGATACGGATCCTTAGGATCGACCTTTGCAAAGTGATACAGCAGAAGGTACATCTCCAACGACGACATGGAGCCGCCCGGATGCCCGGAGGCGGCCACCGTGGTCATCTTGATGATCTCGCCGCGTGCCTGACGCGCCTTTTCGGTGAGAGTGCGGCGCCAGTCAGGCGACAGTGACTTCTCGGTGAATCCGCGCCATGAATCAAACATGGTTCTGTACTTGTCCTTTCGTCAGTTGAGTGCCTTGCGGACCAGACCCAGTAACGATTTCAGCCCGTCGGCAGGCTCGCCGTCGATCGCGAGCACCAGCGTAGGGAATTTCCGTTTGATAAGTGCCTGGGCGTCACCCAGTGCCTGGGCTCTGATCAACTGGCCAAAGCCGAACGATTGACCCGGGATCACCAGGTCAGAATACTCTTCACGCAGCAAAACGACAAAGAGCCCCTCTTTGGGTCCTCCCTTATAGAGCTGACCGATCGAGTGTAAGTACCGAGGGCCGTAGCCACGGAGCGTCGCGACTTTGGTACGACCAGACACCAGCCCCCTGATCTTCGCGAGTGAATCTTCGGTGTTCTTGTCCGAGGGGAAATAACAAAGGAATGTCACATAGGCCGGAGGTCGGATGGAACGAAGATGTTTGCGAATCACGCGCACCGCTTCATGCTCGTGCCGCGCGATCATGTCACCAGCGCGATCGAATGGAAACCGCCCGGTTTTCTCCAGCCCGGCCAGAATCCGTTTCGTGTTTTCCTTGCTCTCGGTCACGTTCGGTTCATCGAACGGATTGATGTCAAGGGAATAACCCGCGACGGCTGTAGCCGCCTCCCAGAGGAGGAACTGACTACCCAACTGGGAACGATCACCTATTACAAGATCAAGCCGTGGCAACAAATCGCCAACCGATCCTGGGACCGGCGGGCGCTCTCCCGCCATTCTCAGCGCGACGAATACTCTGTCCTTACCATATTTCTTCGCATCAAGCATCGGCTCTGCTTCAATCGGCACGATCCCCTTCCCCTTCTTGCCGGTCGATTCGGCGATCAACTGCTCAATCCAGGGAATCAGGGGAGCTGCCTTAGACGATGCCCGGAAAGTCAACTTGTCACGCCCGCCTCTTGCTCCAGCGGCCAGTGCCGCGCCAAGGATAAGCGCCGGGTTGGATTCATCGATTCGTTCGCGGAGGATGTTCTCCATCGATACCGCGTCAACGAGCAGCTTTGTCAGGTCCACACCTGCAAGGAATCCCGGTACCAGTCCGAAAAATGACAGCGCGGAGTAGCGTCCGCCGATATCCGACGGATTCACAAACACTTTTCGGTACTTGCGTCGCCGCGCGAATTTCTCCAGATTGCTACCCTTGTCGGTTATCGCCACAAAGTGCTTCCCAATATTCCTGATCCCTTCACGTGCCAGCAGGTCCAGAAAGAACGCTTCGTGCGAGCGGGTCTCGATCGTGCCGCCCGATTTCGACGCAATGATGAACAGCGACCTGTGCAGATCAAGCTTCAGTGCCAGACGTCCGACAGCCACCGGGTCAGTGGCATCGAGGACATCAAATGACGCGAGTTTCGGGTGCTTGCCGAACATCAGTTTGAATACCTCGGGACACAGTGACGATCCCCCCATCCCGGCCAGCACCACGTGCCTGATGCCGTCGGCGAACACCTGCCGGCCGAATCGTTCTATCTCAACGACCCGACCCCGCATCGACGACGCAACATCGGTCCACCCCAGTCGATTCACAATGAGTTTTCTGGTGGCAGCATTGGTGGTGAACACGGCGGCGTCTCGACCCATTATGCGAGGGACGAGTTGGGTCTTTACACCCCTCGATAACAGCCGGTTGAACTCCTTAGCGATCGGGCCGGCGGTCACCTCAAGCGAACTTCGGTTTTTCATGTTAACTTTGTACTCTGTGTAGTATGGACTCGACGAATTGTTTGCGATCCTGCTGCCGGAAAAAGGCTGTTCCCATCACCAGTATGTCGGCACCGTGCCGCATTACCTCCAGTGCCGTGGACCCATCTACTCCCCCATCCACTTCGATCAGCGTGCCGAGGTGGTTTTGATCGACATACTTTCTCGCCGACGCGATCTTGGCAAGCGCCGACGGCATGAACTGCTGACCGCCGAACCCCGGAAACACGGACATGATCAGCAGATAATCGAAATGCCCCAAATACGGCAGCACACGCTCGATGGACGTATCCGGATTAATGGATATGCCGGCCTTCACACCCAGCTTTTTCACCTGCTCCGACATGGCGATAGGGTCAGGGTGCACCTCCAGATGAAACGTGATGTTGTCGGCTCCGGCCAGCGCAAACGGTTCGAAGTACTTCTCCGGTTCGGAAAGCATCAGGTGAACATCAAGGAACCGATCCGTCAGCTTGTCTACGGTTCTGACTACCGCCGGTCCGAATGAAATGTTCGGCACGAAATGCCCATCCATGATATCCAGATGAAACATCCGGATACCGGCTTTTTCGGCGCTGGTGATCTCTTCTCCAAGCCGGGCGAAGTCCGCCCCCAGGACCGACGGCGCTATTTGAACCATGGCGCAAAGTTGGGCTATTCCGGTCTCCTTGGCAACCTAAATTTGACTATGACGACGACTTGCGATTCGCCAGCACGATGCTCGCATTCCGTTTCAGCCCGTCCTCCTTTGGCCTGGTCAATGGAGTTCCGGCGGTGAGCTTGAGGAATGCCTCTCTCGATTGCAGCGCCAGTACTTTCCGCGCATCCAGAAACTCTCCCACCCCGTTCGGTGGCAGGAACTCATCGTGCCCGGTGACCACGGCGCGTCCGTTGTGCGGACATACCTCCTGGCAGATATCGCAGCCAAAGATCAGGTCTCCCATTTCCGACGCCAATGCATTCGGAATCTGCGATGGCCGCTCGATTGTCAAATACGATATGCACTTCGTGGCGTCGATCGTCTTGTCTCCCACGATTGCACCCGTGGGGCAGGCTTCAATACAGCGACGACACTTTCCGCACCGTCCATGAACGAACGCCTTCGGAATATCGGCCTCCAACCCGGCATCGGTCAGAATCTCGGCGAGAAAGAACCAAGAACCGAACTGGTGATTAATGAGCATGCTATTTCGCCCGATATACCCAAGCCCGGCTTTTTCGGCGTAGGCGCGTTCCAACAAGGGGCCATAGTCGACAAACCATCGGATGGCCGGAACATCGTGTGCGTCCTCCTGCTCGAGCATCCCGACCAACTTCTTGATCCTGGCGGCAATGACCTTGTGATAGTCTCTCCCCCGTGCATATCGCGAAACCCGCCCATGATCGTCTGCCGTTTCCGCGTTATTCTTCTGAAAGTAATTCAGTCCAAGCACAATGATCGAGCGAACCGACTTCATCACCTTTTGCGGGTCATAACGTCGCTCCGGCTCCTTTGCCATATAGCTCATCTCGCCATGGTATCCGGACTCCAGCCATGCCAGCAGTCGTTCCTTTGCCTCAGGTATCACTTCGGGCGTAGTAATGCCGCACAGATCGAACCCCGCTGCAAACGCCAACTCTTTCACGCGCACTGAATTGAGCATAACCTGCCAAATGTACGGTCAATCTGTTCATTTCAGTATGGATTTCTGCCGATTCATTGCGTCCCTACTGAATACACGAAATCATGTACTCGAAAGTAGGAGAACTCCGTAAACCACCCGTGGTTTGTCGCCACATTATTGACAAGCTTGTCGCGCTTTTCTATACTTGTGACAAAAGTAACAATAGAGTAGTATGACAGCTTATGCCGTTCAACCGATTCGTTTTGCCCGCGACTGAAACAATCTCCATTTTATCCCAATTCCGTCTTCAGAATCGGCCCTGGCCTACCGTAGATGATAATATGAGGAACCCTTTATGAGCGCTGGCGCTTATCTTCTGGCCCGCTTCACCGACCCGGAACAGTTGCTCCCGGCCGTCAAGCTGCTCGACAGCCTGCAACCGATAATTCGTTGGGATGCGGTTGATGGTCACGTCCACCTCGTCATCAAAACGAAACCTGCTGCTACGCCTGATGCCATCAAGTCTCTCATCGGTTTGGACGAACTCCTGCGCTACGACATTGTCGATAACGGCGACACCGGT
Encoded here:
- the zwf gene encoding glucose-6-phosphate dehydrogenase; translated protein: MSAVKETFGNPFSSQFMRMRQAGPFHLVIFGASGDLTQRKLIPALFNLFLDGYAADQFSIVGFARREKSDEQFRAEMGASVRQYSRRQPESEEQLQQFLAHLHYVSGSFENEAGYYHLKDRLKALCLSYQMPSNALFYLATPPDAFPDIIRNLHRGGLVSPVFDVDGWTRIVVEKPFGRDTATAWELNGTIHAAFRERQVYRIDHYLGKETVQNILVFRLGNSIFEPLWNRRYIDHVQITVAESLGVGSRAGYFEQAGIIRDMIQSHILQVFTLIAMEPPATFDATAIRDEKVKVLKSLHLPSPEQVPFQVVRGQYSPGSLGGEPVPGYLQEAGIAPNSSTETYVALKLTIDNWRWSGVPFYIRTGKRLPKRVTDVAIVFKEPPHMIFDEAGRGSRHTNLLRLRLQPQEGISLSFGAKAPGPTVKVAPVHMDFMYASSFGASSTEAYERLILDALTGDSTLFAREDEVELSWSLVDRIVANWQSTKLHSYSAGGWGPEAADDLLKRDARDWLRL
- the queG gene encoding tRNA epoxyqueuosine(34) reductase QueG; its protein translation is MLNSVRVKELAFAAGFDLCGITTPEVIPEAKERLLAWLESGYHGEMSYMAKEPERRYDPQKVMKSVRSIIVLGLNYFQKNNAETADDHGRVSRYARGRDYHKVIAARIKKLVGMLEQEDAHDVPAIRWFVDYGPLLERAYAEKAGLGYIGRNSMLINHQFGSWFFLAEILTDAGLEADIPKAFVHGRCGKCRRCIEACPTGAIVGDKTIDATKCISYLTIERPSQIPNALASEMGDLIFGCDICQEVCPHNGRAVVTGHDEFLPPNGVGEFLDARKVLALQSREAFLKLTAGTPLTRPKEDGLKRNASIVLANRKSSS
- a CDS encoding glucose-6-phosphate isomerase, which codes for MKNRSSLEVTAGPIAKEFNRLLSRGVKTQLVPRIMGRDAAVFTTNAATRKLIVNRLGWTDVASSMRGRVVEIERFGRQVFADGIRHVVLAGMGGSSLCPEVFKLMFGKHPKLASFDVLDATDPVAVGRLALKLDLHRSLFIIASKSGGTIETRSHEAFFLDLLAREGIRNIGKHFVAITDKGSNLEKFARRRKYRKVFVNPSDIGGRYSALSFFGLVPGFLAGVDLTKLLVDAVSMENILRERIDESNPALILGAALAAGARGGRDKLTFRASSKAAPLIPWIEQLIAESTGKKGKGIVPIEAEPMLDAKKYGKDRVFVALRMAGERPPVPGSVGDLLPRLDLVIGDRSQLGSQFLLWEAATAVAGYSLDINPFDEPNVTESKENTKRILAGLEKTGRFPFDRAGDMIARHEHEAVRVIRKHLRSIRPPAYVTFLCYFPSDKNTEDSLAKIRGLVSGRTKVATLRGYGPRYLHSIGQLYKGGPKEGLFVVLLREEYSDLVIPGQSFGFGQLIRAQALGDAQALIKRKFPTLVLAIDGEPADGLKSLLGLVRKALN
- a CDS encoding heavy metal-binding domain-containing protein, which translates into the protein MLVTTTNVIEGRRVVRYLGLVSGEAIMGANILKDIFAGIRDIVGGRSQAYEQELSKAKTIALEEMQARAAQLGANAVIAVDLDYETVGSNGSMLMVSASGTAVVLE
- a CDS encoding transketolase, with the protein product MFDSWRGFTEKSLSPDWRRTLTEKARQARGEIIKMTTVAASGHPGGSMSSLEMYLLLYHFAKVDPKDPYRDDRDRVIISHGHTSPGAYCALASAGFFDIYPALHGFRQAGSPFEGHVERSVPGIEWDTGNLGQGLSVGCGKALYARLSGKNFHTYVMMGDGEQQKGQIAEARRFALKYKLSRLTALVDFNRLQISGKVTDIMPQAIRANWESDGWTVVEVDAHDLDQVYTALFNATHAGGVPVMILAHSVMGKGVSFMENDENYHGAALSVDLARKAFVELGGTSDDLDELIARRKQGPPSPFQVKRPAYPKVESGKPITYSSDDKLDNRSAFGKALVSVAEANMAGQGFVMGVFDCDLAKSVKLDGFAKRFPAVFHQCGITEHSTAAMAGAFSSEQVVAVWADFGVFGIDETYNQARLNDINHSNLKLFCTHSGVMVGEDGKTHQCIDYFALLNSTFGWKVITPADPNQTDRVVRYVLSVPGNYAVIMGRSVAPIITDESGRAYFGDTYEYRYGRTERLRLGEQVALVSAGNILPTALQAWTSLETEGIRITLISLSDWSDLHHDDLIAIARYPNVIVLEDHNVKTGLGNAIAASLFEMGISTRLIRMGVTKYASSGKPDELYKLLGIDAASVASKVRSLLIESGVSR
- the pgl gene encoding 6-phosphogluconolactonase; translated protein: MREVLVYRSAEALAEGAASLLLDALNVHVVPPRFAIALSGGDTPKAIYHTMAKRQEASALFNEKVELFFSDERAVPPDHDQSNYGVARKYLLGPLSIRPEIVHRIQGEATDPAAEAARYEREIRGVVKAAANGIPCFDLVMLGMGEDGHTASLFPDSYHSVPAADLVVAPFVTAAGSYRISFNLSLINASRQVLFLVAGAKKAHMLKKVLCGEANAYIPPAAKVKAERTVWLLDAEAASQLDRRIVSVKEVS
- the gnd gene encoding phosphogluconate dehydrogenase (NAD(+)-dependent, decarboxylating), producing the protein MTVGFVGLGKMGLNMVTRLQQGGHQVVAFNRSRPPVDEAVKVGAIGASSLADMVSKLAPKRVVWVMVPSGDATETVIFDLVPLLSPGDILIDGGNSNFHDTKRRSSTLAQKGITMLDAGTSGGIWGLKVGYCLMVGGDAAACAHVEPIFRTLAPTDGYLRAGESGAGHYVKMIHNGIEYGMMQAYAEGFEILKASEYNVDLAAVAKLWNHGSVVRSWLLELAQRAFEDDPQLERLRGYVADSGEGRWTVQEAIDRDVPAVTLAYALMARFRSRQDDSFGAKVLAALRNQFGGHAVKEK
- a CDS encoding glucose-6-phosphate dehydrogenase assembly protein OpcA is translated as MSLAPITPYSDQADSLPVNAEAIERRLHEIWRQIGSEPVSGELPIKVCLATCIIVTDTEGRSEAEELASQIARLHPSRILLVTVDDSVSEYTAYVATSCTRDPETHQTRCWEIIQIRSDQKSVCYLPGAVRSLVVESVPVVVVDYRPFQTTPELDATLARLTDFSFINAEVVPATLDRNTAMPFRWYRTFPARQLLGELFAAVRAKSPALLPVQFSFKRHEGNGSCTDLLFAWVLYRLSERGEITWNDRGVDVHLGDDVIRLVWREAGLLSEDLIEILFDNGSQASLLRSGRSDSSDVEYEAVYEHLALTRRLAEFPVSQYVISSLTDTAEFDEYTATCRVMMQYQIE
- the rpe gene encoding ribulose-phosphate 3-epimerase — encoded protein: MVQIAPSVLGADFARLGEEITSAEKAGIRMFHLDIMDGHFVPNISFGPAVVRTVDKLTDRFLDVHLMLSEPEKYFEPFALAGADNITFHLEVHPDPIAMSEQVKKLGVKAGISINPDTSIERVLPYLGHFDYLLIMSVFPGFGGQQFMPSALAKIASARKYVDQNHLGTLIEVDGGVDGSTALEVMRHGADILVMGTAFFRQQDRKQFVESILHRVQS